The Ananas comosus cultivar F153 linkage group 6, ASM154086v1, whole genome shotgun sequence genome segment GGTTGGTTTCAAACAACAAATAATGACCAAATTCAATGCATCTTTATGCGAGGTGTAAGACTAACTCTACTTGTTTCACGTTCCTGTGGATAGAGCTTGGCTTGCTTTGTAATGTATCTAGAAGCATTTACGGCATTGTTATTCACATAGAGAAAAAGTGTTGAACTTGGTCACTATTAGCATAGCAACTCAATGTATCTATTATGCTTATATGTCAATATTACGATACAAAGGTAAAAGATCGGTGGGGTAAAATATACGACGTGCATCCATCATAATATGTTATTCTTAAGTTTTTAACTCTAAGCTTCCCCCCTAGCTCTGACCATTTTACCTTTCTACAAAATGACTTTCTTACTCCGGGGCACTAAAATCATGGAAAAGAGGAAGGTAAGATTTATTTTAGCAGCCAAGGATAAAAGTCTATTTTAATGGAAAGTTAAAAGACTAGTGTGCGTAAATTTTCACTTAGACTGGCTCGAGTTTGTTCATCTGATCATGTCTTCATCGATCTCATTCTAATATGACGCGTCCAGTCCATAATTTGTGATCTTCTCGCCATATTCCCTATAATGATATTTGCTTAAGCACTTAGTTAACATACTATATATTAGTTAAAAATCTAATGTTCCTTCAAATGAGTACTTcaacccaaaataaaaaagaaaaggaaaagaaagtgtAACATAACCAGCAAACAAACTTGGCCCTACGATAATTTGCGATTAACTTTGTTCAAATTCGACATAGTCTTGGGcaatgtctcaattatcatgcTAAGCCAATACAAAACTCAGCTGATAAAATTATGGAACATAACCAGGAATAAATTAACAACACAGGAAACTCAATAGACAACTACGTATAAACAGTAATTTTAATAACTCATACAAAGAGAGTGTGGTACCACCATGTAATTTAGATACCATGCATCCATGACCTTGTTGTACATGAAATCCTTTGCCCAAAGTCTGGAACATCTTAAAGTACACAACTTACCTTGCAGAGTTATGCTTATCCGCCCATTTTGCTTCAAATGTTAgggtttttccttcttttctttttttttttttcccttttccccACCTTATCATGTGTTGAAGCAAAGAGGGCTCACTCTCTCTTAAGAGCTGTCCATTAGGGCTTCATTCCCAGCTGAAGGGATAATGCCGAAAGTGTTATTATTATTGGCAACTTTTTGTTCTGTGGCCCTCCCTCCTCCAAAGGTGAAGCCACTCGGAAAACTTTGAAGGCCGACACGCTCGAAAATGGAAGACGAGGTATTCTGATTAAAAGCTGGGGTTGGAATATTAGCGGGTGGTTTTgggaacccgaatccgaaagaTGGGAGTGAATCCGTTGATGGAAAAGTTTGAACCGCAGTGGCGGCGCAGTTGGACCCGAATATCCTCTGCTCATACTGCAGCAACTGCTGCTGGACAGCTGTGAATTGGAAAGCACTCAGGAAGATTAATCAGTGATACAATTGGAGAGAATGATGtaacactatttttattgatgCTGAATTTGCAGTTATAAGACGATATAGGATATTGAATTGAAATGAATAATCAAAATTCAGTATAGACAAGACTTTCATTTACATGGGGGTGTTTCAAATAATCTACAGATTTGTCTTCTGAGTTGTCGGTGTTTAGCTACAAGTGGTTATTGGATAcccattttagaattttaaaataccaATGCATTACAATAAAACATAGTTAAGGAGCTTTCAAGTGCCTTCCTCTATTGTTTGGATTACATCACCCAATTTCTTCTCTCACTTTTCACATGtcattagattttattttattttttgcctaAAATCACTTCCTGAAGGCTGCAAATCTCTAATCCAGCTTACATAGAATAATTCTTTACAGTAAAAGTGTGTGTAATACGTAAAGTTGAATCATTGTACGCCAAAAAGAGAGAcaaactactgtacactgtgtCATGTTTACCAAATAATCCTAATTAAAGCCTTCAACAGCTATTTATAGAGGGCTTCAATGGTAGTACCCAACATTGGATATGCTTTCTattgtttattttctaaaacaaCTAACTAAACTCCATGTTTTCTATTTACAAAATACAGATCCATTTAAGATGTCTGTTACCTGGTGATAACTTCACTTGTGGCCTTCATTTTTAACCCAAGTAACAACTTAATGAATTCAATCTTATGCAAAGTCTGCATATACTAAAATTGGTACTGGTACCACACAAATTATCTGTGAGATTTTGTTCCGTAAAGCATTAAATTGCCAAATTCTTGACAATCTATATTATCAAGAAATCAAAATCCATGTATTATACAACACCTGATGATAAGTCCACTAGTGGTCTTCGTTCTTTCACCCATTGAAAGGATTGGGCAAGCCTCCAACCCTTAGACTTCATCAAGAAAGCAATTACAATCCCGGCAGACCTGTCAGAAGAAAGCCATTCAGCCACAGAATGGTGCTTCTTTTACAACCACATTATGTGCCCTGAATTAATAGTCAAAACATAAATTTACCTACTCTTCCCTGACATGCAGTGGACAAGTACACGCACTTTTTCCTTTTCACACTGCTCTGCATGTATGACATAAGGAAATGATGAAACAGAGATATACCTTCTACAAGCAAAACAAAGAATTTTTAGTTCACGAGGCTCCTGACGATGCGAAATATGAGCTCTTTGCTTCCAAAAACAAAAGCACCAATTTAAAGCTTCTGTTGTTGGAAGAAGATGTAAAGACGATTTTCATGAAAAGTTATGCTGCCTCTTCGAACAACTCTACCCAAAAACACCCTAAGTGACACTTTCAAACATGTTTTACAAGCGAAACCAGATTGTGCAGATCAAGTAAAATTTAGATGGAACTACAATCATCTTAAGCTTACATCGTAATTCACAATGTCAGAAGGTTGTTGTTGGGATCTGTACCACCATTAGAAGCATGGCAATATCAAAAGTGTGAGGCAATATTGCCACCAGAACAAAAGAATGAAATAATTGCTAAGCACAATTTGATAGCGAACAGCAGGTTTTATAAAGAATAGAGCTACAGAATTACATTGTGCTATATAGTACACATCACAGCCTATGAACGTAACTAAACAATGTCAAGCGCTTTCATATCATTGTTGTATAGAGACTCCGCAAATACATTTGGATATCACGTTTTGCGAAGTCAGCTTCAAAGTCTTATGAAATGTTGATCTTAGCTCAACACTAAAGAAGCACTAGCATCCGGGGGCCTGCTCGTCTACAAGAATTCTCTATTGTATTATGCAACATTATTGTTCACACATGTCAAGGTATATTATTGTGCTTCCAATTGATACTGCTGACTCTAATATCATGATACACAAGTTGGATATCGACAAAAACAACCATCACAACAATACAGTAATATCTCCTTATCCATAGGTAAACAAAGCATAGAGATTGAAAGGGACAATTCATTAAAATGAACTGGGcgaatttatttatcttttcattactaaatatcatttatttttggTGAACCATGATCCCACAATGTGATAGAGTTAGTCAAAAGCAAGCTGacaattttatcatcatat includes the following:
- the LOC109711836 gene encoding protein-tyrosine-phosphatase IBR5, which codes for MRKRERENPCMICGHYHKYEAGEVCGVCGHRMPANVDRPAHQGGGAFPSEILRDFLYLGSYDNASRSELLKTLGISHVLNTVPACQNLYKNSFTYHCLQDEKNLQFDDAVQFLEQCEKEKVRVLVHCMSGKSRSAGIVIAFLMKSKGWRLAQSFQWVKERRPLVDLSSAVQQQLLQYEQRIFGSNCAATAVQTFPSTDSLPSFGFGFPKPPANIPTPAFNQNTSSSIFERVGLQSFPSGFTFGGGRATEQKVANNNNTFGIIPSAGNEALMDSS